One Marinimicrobium koreense DNA segment encodes these proteins:
- a CDS encoding YebG family protein has translation MAVVAVWKCDRDGKMFDDKKAAEAHDKMLELAANITQLIENSVEGISEAHSEAIGLLLAERSDQLAKACKGKPEVLLEGTEDQSANVTPLASNQ, from the coding sequence ATGGCTGTAGTCGCCGTTTGGAAATGTGATCGGGATGGCAAGATGTTTGACGATAAGAAAGCCGCGGAAGCGCACGACAAAATGCTGGAGCTGGCCGCCAATATCACCCAGTTGATCGAAAACTCGGTGGAAGGCATCAGCGAAGCTCACAGCGAGGCCATTGGCCTGTTACTCGCCGAGCGCAGCGACCAGTTGGCCAAGGCCTGCAAGGGCAAGCCGGAAGTGTTGCTGGAAGGAACGGAAGACCAGAGCGCGAATGTCACGCCTCTGGCCTCCAATCAATAA
- a CDS encoding formate/nitrite transporter family protein codes for MAYIEPSEFVTKMVDSGEQKVYMSNKDTLIRAFMAGAILALAAMFAITVMVNTGSPLLGAVLFPVGFIMLYLMKFDLLTGVFTLVPLAYLDKRPGVTLNQVLRNWGLVFLGNFAGALTVAVGMSFILTYGFSIDGGEIAAKAAQIGESRTVGYKEHGLSGWITIFIRGILCNWMVSMGVVGAMISTSAGSKMAAMWMPIMLFFYMGFEHSIVNMFLFPFGLIMGGDFSIADYLLWNELPTVLGNLIGGFLLVGLPLYYTHVRTSPARRLA; via the coding sequence ATGGCCTATATCGAACCGAGTGAGTTCGTCACCAAGATGGTGGATTCCGGCGAACAGAAAGTGTACATGTCCAACAAGGACACCTTGATCCGCGCCTTTATGGCCGGCGCCATTCTGGCGCTGGCCGCCATGTTTGCCATCACTGTCATGGTCAATACCGGCTCCCCGCTGCTCGGCGCGGTGCTTTTCCCAGTGGGCTTTATCATGCTCTACCTGATGAAGTTCGATCTGCTGACCGGGGTGTTTACGCTGGTCCCCCTCGCTTACCTGGACAAACGCCCCGGTGTAACGCTCAATCAGGTGTTGCGCAACTGGGGGCTGGTATTCCTCGGCAACTTTGCCGGGGCACTGACCGTAGCAGTGGGCATGTCGTTCATTCTGACCTATGGCTTCAGCATTGATGGTGGCGAGATTGCCGCCAAGGCGGCCCAGATTGGTGAGTCGCGTACCGTCGGCTACAAGGAGCACGGCCTGTCCGGCTGGATCACCATTTTCATTCGCGGCATCCTGTGTAACTGGATGGTCTCCATGGGGGTAGTCGGCGCCATGATTTCCACCTCCGCCGGCAGCAAAATGGCCGCCATGTGGATGCCCATCATGCTGTTTTTCTACATGGGCTTTGAGCACTCCATCGTGAACATGTTTCTGTTCCCGTTTGGTCTGATCATGGGTGGAGACTTTTCCATAGCCGATTATCTGCTCTGGAATGAACTACCCACCGTTCTGGGCAATCTGATCGGCGGCTTTCTGCTGGTGGGCCTGCCCCTGTATTACACTCACGTGCGAACCAGCCCCGCTCGTCGGTTGGCTTAA
- a CDS encoding bifunctional protein-serine/threonine kinase/phosphatase, with protein MTQPLRIRIGQYTHSGHKSVNQDFVGARLPTGATLGHKGAVLAIADGISSSDVSQIASETAVSGFIEDYYCTPEAWSVKQSAERVLQALNAWLFAQTRNSPYRFERDRGYICTFSTLIFKARHAHLLHAGDTRIYRLANQQLEPLTEDHRHCVDADTHYLTSALGVHPHLRFDYHQLDLEPGDTFILASDGAYEFFDASDITQVIDAQRDDLNGAARTLVEQALACGSRDNLSVQIARVEALPDPTVGELSRQASLLTLPPALDAGTDFDGYRILRSLYISSRSHVYLARDTLNNGPVAIKVPAMEGRDNPHYLERFLMEDWIARRFNHNHLLKAARREHERGFLYVATEYLEGQTLSQWLKDNPYPDLARVRDIVQQVASGLQALHRQAMVHRDLRPDNLMIDAQGTVTIIDFGSASVAGLSEGRSRDGVIYGAALYAAPEYFLGEPGDLRSDLYSLAVIVYQMLTGKHPYGPKVARTRTRAEQHKLRYRSAQEHRPSVPDWVDECLRKATQISPHKRYTELSEFIYDLNNPNPAFARKSQPPLIERNPVLFWQGVSLILLVLLVVQFA; from the coding sequence ATGACTCAACCTCTACGCATTCGCATCGGCCAGTACACGCATTCCGGCCACAAATCCGTGAACCAGGATTTTGTCGGCGCCCGGTTACCGACCGGCGCCACGCTGGGGCATAAAGGGGCGGTGCTGGCCATTGCCGATGGCATCAGCAGCAGCGACGTCAGCCAGATCGCCAGTGAAACCGCGGTCAGTGGTTTTATTGAAGATTATTACTGCACGCCGGAAGCCTGGTCGGTCAAGCAGTCAGCGGAGCGGGTACTGCAGGCACTCAACGCCTGGCTGTTCGCGCAGACGCGCAACAGCCCGTACCGGTTTGAACGGGACAGAGGTTACATCTGCACCTTCAGCACGCTGATTTTCAAAGCCCGTCACGCCCACCTGTTGCACGCGGGAGACACGCGCATTTACCGACTGGCGAATCAACAGCTGGAACCGTTGACGGAAGATCATCGCCACTGTGTGGATGCCGACACCCACTACCTGACCTCGGCGTTGGGGGTTCATCCTCATCTGCGTTTCGACTATCACCAACTCGACCTTGAGCCCGGTGACACCTTTATTCTTGCCAGCGATGGGGCCTACGAGTTTTTTGACGCCTCGGACATCACGCAGGTAATCGATGCCCAGCGGGATGACCTCAACGGCGCGGCCAGAACCCTGGTGGAGCAGGCACTGGCCTGCGGCAGCCGGGATAATCTGAGCGTCCAGATTGCCCGGGTGGAAGCGTTGCCGGACCCCACCGTGGGGGAGCTTTCCCGCCAGGCTTCGCTCCTGACGTTGCCCCCCGCTCTGGATGCGGGTACGGATTTTGACGGGTATCGGATTCTTCGCTCGCTCTATATCAGCAGCCGCAGTCATGTCTACCTCGCCCGGGACACCCTCAATAATGGCCCCGTGGCCATCAAAGTCCCGGCCATGGAAGGAAGAGACAATCCGCACTATCTCGAACGCTTTTTAATGGAGGACTGGATCGCCCGGCGGTTTAACCACAACCACCTGCTTAAAGCCGCTCGGCGAGAGCATGAACGCGGCTTTCTGTACGTTGCGACGGAATATCTTGAAGGCCAGACCTTGAGTCAGTGGCTGAAAGATAACCCCTATCCCGATCTGGCCAGAGTCCGGGATATCGTGCAACAGGTTGCAAGCGGACTGCAGGCGTTGCATCGTCAGGCCATGGTGCACCGCGACCTGCGTCCAGATAACCTGATGATTGACGCTCAGGGAACGGTCACGATTATTGATTTCGGCTCCGCCAGCGTCGCGGGCCTCAGTGAAGGACGAAGCCGCGACGGGGTGATCTACGGCGCGGCCCTGTACGCCGCCCCGGAATATTTTCTCGGCGAACCGGGAGACCTGCGCAGCGATCTCTATTCCCTGGCCGTGATCGTCTATCAAATGCTGACCGGCAAGCACCCCTATGGTCCCAAGGTGGCCCGGACCCGGACCCGAGCGGAACAACACAAACTGCGTTATCGCAGTGCTCAGGAACACCGGCCCTCGGTTCCCGACTGGGTGGATGAATGCTTGCGCAAGGCCACGCAGATCAGTCCGCACAAGCGCTACACCGAGCTATCAGAGTTTATCTATGATCTTAACAACCCCAACCCCGCGTTCGCTCGAAAATCGCAACCGCCGTTGATTGAGCGCAACCCGGTATTGTTCTGGCAGGGTGTGTCGTTGATTCTGTTGGTGTTGTTGGTCGTGCAGTTTGCGTAG
- a CDS encoding ion channel yields MNLGASSSVITVVATAVVVALGVVFHYEVIQWLNRWHIDRHRRFGRNHRTRPVVLLTMFVLLFAHVVEIWMFGFVFWLLLGLDGYGVIQGYSELTLLDCVYFSAANYTTVGWGDLSAAGDIRFLAGTEALVGFMMITWSASFSYLVMNRAWGGD; encoded by the coding sequence ATGAACCTTGGCGCAAGTTCTTCAGTTATCACCGTAGTGGCCACGGCGGTCGTGGTGGCCCTGGGGGTGGTGTTTCATTACGAAGTGATCCAGTGGCTCAACCGCTGGCATATCGACCGACACCGACGCTTTGGTCGCAACCACCGGACCCGCCCGGTCGTGCTGCTCACCATGTTTGTTCTGCTGTTCGCCCATGTGGTTGAAATCTGGATGTTCGGTTTTGTGTTCTGGTTGCTGTTGGGTTTGGATGGCTACGGAGTGATTCAGGGCTACAGCGAGCTGACGCTGCTCGACTGCGTATATTTTTCGGCCGCGAATTACACCACGGTGGGGTGGGGCGACTTGTCGGCCGCCGGAGATATACGATTTCTCGCCGGTACCGAGGCTCTGGTGGGTTTTATGATGATCACCTGGTCCGCGTCGTTCAGCTACCTGGTGATGAATCGGGCCTGGGGTGGCGATTAG
- a CDS encoding PhoX family protein yields MNQSVLIQCADQARDVDDTRVNPSDNRHLNQVSHARRRVLKGGLGLLAGPFAASTLLSACASREGAPAAFRDSPRPAIGFKPVPVASDPGYDRVDVPEGYTARPFFSWGDPVESGAPEWRPDAQNTWTEQALQSGQNHDGMHFFPFPDAPNERGLLVINHEYINATIHPDGPTVTEDEQGRRVRPLNEVRKEQAGHGLSIIELRKDPRGDWQRVYPSRYNRRLTAYTPMTLSGPCAGAEAMKTADDPQGREVLGTLNNCSMGVTPWGTYLIAEENWKNYFVNRDAADHARRREHHRYGIAAGLNSHYNYWESADPRFDATPRAEQPHGGHVNEPNRFGWVVEVDPFDPDSRPVKRTAFGRIVREGCTCVQHPDGILAFYSGDDTRGEYVYKFVPEGRFDADNPKANRDLLDKGTVYVAVYHEDGTGEWRPLVWGAPGLTETDGFRDQADVLINLRSAADAVGATPMDRPEWTAVNPFTRDGYVTLTNNTDRGVDPNEPVDAANPRPENHHGQILRWREDNRHPAATAFHWELFLLAGEQPPTDESWQTDHQYGTIKGDIFASPDGLWFDPEGRLWIQTDFSDGKSVYDAMGTNQMLCADPVTREVRCFLTGPSGCEITGITATPDGTAMWINVQHPGISYPASDGKTRPRSTTVLITKNDGGVIGT; encoded by the coding sequence ATGAACCAGTCCGTCCTGATCCAGTGCGCCGACCAGGCCCGCGATGTTGATGATACGCGGGTAAACCCCAGCGATAACCGACACCTCAATCAGGTCAGCCACGCCCGGCGCCGGGTTCTGAAAGGTGGCCTGGGCCTGTTGGCCGGCCCCTTTGCGGCGTCCACCCTGCTCAGCGCCTGTGCCAGCCGGGAAGGCGCGCCCGCCGCTTTTCGGGACAGTCCGCGCCCAGCCATCGGGTTCAAGCCGGTGCCGGTGGCGAGTGATCCGGGTTACGACCGGGTGGATGTGCCCGAGGGCTACACGGCCCGACCCTTTTTCAGTTGGGGGGACCCAGTGGAAAGCGGGGCGCCCGAATGGCGTCCCGATGCGCAGAACACCTGGACCGAGCAGGCCCTGCAGTCCGGTCAGAACCACGACGGTATGCATTTTTTCCCTTTTCCGGATGCGCCCAATGAGCGCGGCCTGCTGGTGATCAACCACGAGTACATCAACGCGACGATTCACCCCGATGGCCCCACCGTCACCGAAGATGAACAAGGCCGGCGGGTAAGGCCGCTCAATGAAGTCCGCAAGGAGCAGGCGGGCCATGGGCTGAGCATTATCGAGCTGCGCAAAGATCCCCGGGGCGACTGGCAGCGCGTTTACCCCTCGCGCTATAACCGTCGCCTGACCGCATACACACCCATGACCCTCAGCGGCCCCTGCGCGGGTGCGGAGGCGATGAAAACTGCCGACGATCCGCAAGGGCGGGAAGTGCTGGGGACCCTGAACAACTGCTCCATGGGGGTGACCCCCTGGGGCACCTACCTGATTGCCGAGGAAAACTGGAAAAACTATTTCGTCAATCGCGACGCGGCGGATCATGCCCGTCGGCGTGAACACCATCGCTACGGCATTGCCGCCGGTCTCAACAGCCACTACAACTATTGGGAATCGGCCGATCCGCGCTTTGATGCGACCCCTCGGGCCGAGCAGCCCCACGGTGGCCATGTGAACGAACCCAACCGGTTTGGCTGGGTGGTGGAGGTGGATCCGTTTGACCCTGACTCCAGGCCGGTCAAGCGCACCGCGTTTGGTCGCATTGTGCGCGAAGGCTGCACCTGCGTTCAGCATCCGGATGGCATCCTCGCGTTTTATTCCGGCGATGATACCCGGGGCGAATACGTCTACAAGTTTGTGCCGGAAGGTCGCTTTGATGCCGATAACCCGAAGGCCAATCGGGATCTTCTGGACAAGGGTACCGTTTACGTCGCGGTCTATCACGAAGATGGCACCGGCGAGTGGCGCCCGCTGGTCTGGGGGGCGCCGGGCCTCACCGAAACAGATGGCTTCCGCGATCAGGCCGATGTGCTGATCAACTTGCGCAGTGCGGCCGATGCGGTGGGCGCAACCCCAATGGATCGCCCAGAGTGGACCGCGGTGAACCCCTTTACCCGCGATGGCTACGTGACCCTGACCAATAACACCGATCGGGGTGTCGATCCGAACGAGCCGGTCGACGCCGCCAACCCGCGCCCGGAAAACCATCACGGCCAGATATTGCGCTGGCGGGAGGACAACCGGCATCCGGCGGCCACCGCCTTTCACTGGGAGCTGTTTTTGCTCGCTGGCGAGCAGCCCCCGACCGACGAAAGCTGGCAAACCGATCACCAATACGGCACCATCAAGGGGGATATTTTTGCCAGCCCTGATGGCCTATGGTTTGATCCTGAGGGGCGCCTCTGGATTCAGACTGACTTCAGTGACGGCAAGTCGGTTTACGATGCCATGGGCACCAATCAGATGCTCTGCGCCGATCCGGTGACCCGGGAGGTGCGTTGTTTTCTGACCGGCCCGTCCGGCTGCGAAATCACCGGTATTACCGCGACGCCGGATGGCACCGCGATGTGGATCAATGTTCAACACCCGGGCATCAGCTACCCGGCCAGCGATGGCAAAACCCGGCCGCGTTCCACCACGGTACTGATCACCAAAAACGACGGTGGCGTGATCGGCACCTGA
- a CDS encoding phosphotransferase has translation MPDAFTRLETALATWRKWPLPFTDAPRVLGPIEGGRTNRSFRLRAPGLGDDLLLRLNNPRGPRLGIDRAQEAAILDTVAEAGLTRGACYWSPQRDFTVFPHIDGRTWSDADFQDPRQRRRLMECLGAAQVLAPGTPRRSYTAYLDHYWQQLENAGAIDAALASSWWLFRETLVAFDRSDWPAVLTHHDLIPENVLETGDRLYLIDWEYAAVGHPDIDRWCIDPALVREPFIHELARWTNALWERIVTLSDEHRTVT, from the coding sequence GTGCCTGACGCGTTTACCCGTCTCGAAACCGCCCTCGCCACCTGGCGGAAGTGGCCGCTGCCGTTCACCGACGCTCCCCGCGTGCTCGGTCCCATTGAGGGCGGGCGCACCAATCGTAGCTTTCGCCTGCGAGCGCCGGGGCTCGGCGATGACCTTCTGCTGCGCCTGAACAACCCCCGAGGCCCGCGCCTTGGGATTGACCGGGCGCAGGAGGCCGCGATTCTTGACACCGTCGCCGAGGCGGGATTGACCCGGGGTGCCTGTTATTGGTCACCGCAGCGAGACTTCACGGTTTTTCCGCATATTGATGGGCGCACCTGGAGCGACGCTGATTTTCAGGACCCCCGGCAGCGTCGTCGGTTAATGGAGTGTCTGGGGGCGGCGCAGGTGCTGGCCCCGGGTACGCCCCGTCGTTCCTATACCGCTTACCTGGACCACTATTGGCAGCAATTGGAAAACGCGGGTGCGATTGACGCAGCACTGGCGTCGAGCTGGTGGCTCTTTCGGGAAACCCTGGTGGCGTTCGACCGGTCGGATTGGCCAGCAGTCCTGACCCATCATGATCTGATTCCCGAAAATGTCCTGGAGACCGGCGATCGTCTGTATCTGATCGACTGGGAGTATGCCGCCGTGGGACATCCGGATATAGATCGCTGGTGTATCGACCCCGCACTGGTGCGGGAGCCGTTCATTCACGAGTTGGCCCGGTGGACCAACGCGCTGTGGGAGCGGATCGTTACCCTGTCTGACGAGCACCGGACGGTCACCTGA
- the pnuC gene encoding nicotinamide riboside transporter PnuC: protein MNDITQQLADTWSQWLGWELVAVTLALAYLVLAVRQNALCWYAGFLSTAIYTALYWNVSLLMESGLNVYYMAMAVYGWWQWRHGGRGDTELPVQTWRWRTHLLVIGGIVLVSLASGTWLTMFTQAAWPYLDSFTTWAAVVTTYMVARKVLENWLYWMVINSLQMIILWERSLYLTALLMALYLIISVFGWLSWVRDYRGQSSDRAEEAACA, encoded by the coding sequence ATGAACGACATCACCCAACAATTGGCCGACACCTGGTCCCAGTGGCTCGGATGGGAACTGGTCGCGGTAACGCTTGCGCTGGCCTACCTGGTATTAGCCGTGCGTCAGAACGCCCTGTGCTGGTACGCAGGCTTTCTGAGCACCGCCATCTACACCGCGCTCTACTGGAACGTCAGCCTGCTGATGGAGTCCGGGCTCAACGTCTACTACATGGCCATGGCCGTTTACGGTTGGTGGCAATGGCGTCACGGTGGTCGGGGAGATACCGAGCTGCCGGTGCAGACCTGGCGCTGGCGAACCCACCTGCTGGTGATCGGGGGCATTGTGCTGGTCAGCCTGGCCTCCGGTACCTGGTTGACGATGTTCACCCAGGCCGCCTGGCCCTATCTGGACTCCTTCACCACCTGGGCCGCCGTGGTGACCACGTATATGGTGGCCCGAAAGGTTCTGGAAAACTGGCTTTACTGGATGGTGATCAATAGCCTGCAAATGATCATCCTCTGGGAGCGCAGCTTGTACCTGACCGCACTGTTGATGGCGCTGTATCTGATCATCTCGGTCTTTGGTTGGCTAAGCTGGGTTCGTGACTATCGCGGCCAGAGCAGTGATCGCGCCGAGGAAGCGGCCTGTGCCTGA
- a CDS encoding YkoF family thiamine/hydroxymethylpyrimidine-binding protein, producing the protein MKLSVEISMYPFNGDYIPPIKGFIDWLNQQEGILIQTVPTCTIITGDYDRVMDILRDGMKYSYEKYGKAVFVTKFLPNYEALN; encoded by the coding sequence ATGAAACTCTCAGTAGAAATCAGTATGTACCCGTTTAATGGCGACTACATTCCGCCCATCAAAGGGTTTATCGACTGGCTCAACCAGCAGGAAGGCATTCTGATTCAGACCGTGCCCACCTGCACCATCATCACCGGCGACTACGACCGCGTCATGGACATCCTGCGTGATGGCATGAAATACAGTTACGAAAAGTATGGCAAAGCCGTATTCGTCACCAAATTTCTGCCCAATTATGAAGCCCTGAACTGA
- a CDS encoding TonB-dependent receptor — MNPTRFSLSALTAALLTVSTQAQDVAQIDEEILVTADFRQSGLLDLAASASVIDAETIRQRGADHLSQVLNTAPNVNFSAGTSRARFFQIRGIGERSQFVEPVNPSVGLIIDGIDMTGIGAGATTLDIQQVEVLRGPQGTLYGANAMAGLINMVSGTPTESFEGTASLGVAEYNTHTASGVISGPVSDTLSYRLAAGTTLSDGYQENAYLGTDDNADIDEQTLRGKLRWQPRADLTVDLTAFYVDVDNGYDGFSLDNTRTTLSDQPGHDRQESTAGSVRLQWQATEAFDVEALVSHAQSDLEYGYDEDWAYEDICVDFECVFDGYNSFDNYLRDNDNTSVDLRLVSRNAEDELGWVVGTYYRDQSEDLRREYTYLEEDFRSAFSTENTALYGQLDIPLAERLTLKAGLRHETRDADYADSDGAVFSPSEDMWGGKLALEYRDAEDNLWYALASRGFKAGGFNSSQTLAANEREFDTETLWNYEAGWKGEALDGALQTRVAVFYQDRDDVQTKQSRVVPDEGDNCPCSFIDYTTNAAAGSARGLEFEANARLNPMTEVFASVGLLDSEFDDFQSFAHVGANEETGEPEDLSGHDLPHAPSYQFAVGALFNLTEHWYARVELEGKDDFYFSSRHEAQSDAYELLNGRIGYRADSWEVALWGRNLTDEDVKTRGFGAFGNDPRDGYETKPYYQFGEPRVVGVDLTLRF; from the coding sequence ATGAACCCGACACGCTTTTCGCTTTCCGCTTTGACGGCCGCGCTTTTGACGGTCAGCACTCAGGCACAGGATGTGGCCCAGATCGATGAAGAAATTCTGGTCACCGCCGATTTTCGCCAGTCCGGCCTTCTTGACCTGGCCGCCAGCGCCTCGGTCATTGATGCCGAAACCATCCGCCAACGCGGCGCCGACCACCTCTCCCAGGTGCTGAACACCGCGCCCAACGTCAATTTTTCCGCCGGCACTTCCCGGGCGCGTTTCTTCCAGATTCGCGGTATCGGTGAGCGCAGCCAGTTCGTCGAGCCGGTCAACCCGTCGGTTGGCCTGATCATCGACGGTATTGATATGACCGGCATTGGCGCCGGCGCCACCACCCTGGATATCCAGCAGGTCGAAGTGCTGAGGGGGCCTCAGGGCACGCTCTACGGCGCCAACGCCATGGCGGGCCTGATCAATATGGTCTCGGGCACGCCCACTGAATCATTCGAAGGCACGGCCAGCCTCGGGGTGGCCGAGTACAACACCCACACCGCCAGCGGCGTCATCAGCGGCCCGGTATCGGACACGCTCAGCTATCGCCTGGCGGCGGGCACCACCCTCAGTGATGGCTATCAGGAAAATGCCTATCTCGGCACCGACGACAATGCCGATATCGATGAGCAGACCCTGCGGGGCAAACTGCGTTGGCAGCCCCGCGCCGACCTCACGGTCGACCTGACTGCCTTCTATGTCGATGTCGACAACGGTTACGACGGCTTCTCCCTGGACAACACCCGCACCACTCTGTCGGACCAGCCGGGCCACGACCGCCAGGAGAGCACCGCCGGTTCGGTGCGCCTGCAGTGGCAGGCTACCGAGGCGTTTGATGTGGAGGCGCTGGTCAGTCACGCCCAGTCCGATCTCGAATATGGCTACGACGAAGACTGGGCCTACGAAGATATCTGTGTCGACTTCGAGTGTGTTTTCGACGGCTACAACTCCTTTGATAACTACCTGCGGGACAACGACAATACCAGCGTCGACCTGCGCCTGGTATCGCGCAATGCAGAGGATGAGCTGGGCTGGGTGGTCGGTACTTACTACCGGGACCAGAGTGAGGACTTACGCCGGGAGTACACCTACCTGGAAGAGGATTTCCGAAGTGCCTTCAGTACCGAGAACACCGCGCTCTACGGTCAGTTGGATATTCCCCTGGCCGAGCGCCTGACCCTGAAAGCCGGCCTGCGCCACGAAACCCGCGATGCCGACTACGCCGACAGTGACGGCGCCGTGTTCAGCCCGTCGGAAGACATGTGGGGCGGCAAGCTGGCTCTGGAATATCGCGACGCAGAGGATAACCTGTGGTACGCCCTGGCCTCGCGCGGCTTCAAGGCCGGTGGCTTCAACAGCAGTCAGACGCTGGCGGCGAATGAGCGGGAGTTTGACACTGAAACCCTATGGAATTACGAAGCGGGCTGGAAGGGCGAAGCACTCGACGGTGCCCTGCAGACCCGCGTGGCGGTGTTTTACCAAGATCGGGACGATGTACAGACCAAGCAGTCCCGGGTGGTCCCGGACGAGGGCGATAACTGTCCCTGCAGCTTTATCGATTACACCACCAACGCCGCGGCGGGCAGTGCCCGGGGCCTGGAGTTCGAAGCCAATGCCCGACTCAATCCCATGACCGAGGTGTTTGCCAGCGTGGGCTTGCTCGATAGCGAATTTGACGACTTCCAGAGCTTCGCGCACGTCGGCGCAAACGAAGAGACTGGTGAGCCGGAGGATCTGAGCGGCCACGATCTGCCCCATGCCCCGAGCTATCAGTTCGCGGTGGGTGCGCTGTTTAACCTGACGGAGCACTGGTATGCTCGCGTGGAGTTGGAGGGCAAAGATGATTTTTATTTCTCCAGCCGCCACGAGGCGCAGTCCGATGCGTATGAGTTGTTGAACGGCCGGATCGGTTATCGTGCCGATAGTTGGGAGGTGGCGCTCTGGGGCCGCAATCTGACCGATGAGGATGTCAAAACCCGGGGCTTCGGCGCCTTCGGTAACGACCCGCGAGATGGTTACGAAACCAAGCCCTATTATCAGTTTGGCGAACCGCGGGTTGTGGGTGTTGATTTGACCTTGCGGTTTTAG
- a CDS encoding DUF5056 domain-containing protein — translation MKSDIPNDERELDAWLSQTLQRNSDHIDDAGFTDAVMHRLPVRRAGRLSRVLWVLLMAGLAGLLALVLIPAPTWAYALAGALLATPLTVVIQVGLLATAVLVAGASYWVWQED, via the coding sequence ATGAAATCCGATATTCCCAACGACGAGCGCGAACTGGACGCCTGGCTGAGCCAGACGCTGCAGCGTAACAGCGACCACATTGACGACGCCGGTTTTACCGATGCGGTGATGCACCGCCTGCCAGTGCGCCGCGCGGGGCGTTTGTCCAGAGTCCTCTGGGTGCTGTTGATGGCGGGACTGGCCGGTCTGCTGGCGCTGGTACTGATTCCCGCCCCAACCTGGGCCTATGCGCTGGCGGGGGCGCTGCTGGCAACGCCGTTGACGGTCGTGATTCAGGTGGGGCTGCTGGCGACGGCGGTGTTGGTGGCCGGCGCCAGCTACTGGGTCTGGCAGGAGGATTGA
- a CDS encoding RNA polymerase sigma factor — protein MIPNPEPLSDAGLIARVMTQQDQHAFRQLVLRYQSPVRRWARRLCNGDEAAADDLAQEVFIKVYRSLHSFRGEARFSTWLYRIAFNLAASQKRLARERWTKVDLEDATPELDSHQVQAGHAGSLDARRDLEAAMARLSQPQQWALRLSLEEELTQEEVAEVMGIPLGTVKTHLLRGKKALRTHLSSWQETAQ, from the coding sequence ATGATCCCTAATCCTGAGCCTCTGTCTGACGCTGGCCTGATTGCCCGCGTCATGACCCAGCAGGACCAGCACGCCTTCCGGCAGTTGGTCCTGCGCTATCAGTCGCCGGTACGCCGTTGGGCCCGGCGCCTGTGCAATGGAGACGAGGCCGCGGCCGACGATCTGGCTCAAGAGGTGTTCATCAAGGTCTACCGCTCGCTGCACAGCTTTCGGGGCGAAGCGCGTTTTTCCACCTGGCTGTATCGCATTGCGTTCAATCTGGCGGCCAGCCAGAAGCGGCTGGCGCGGGAGCGCTGGACCAAGGTTGACCTGGAGGACGCCACGCCTGAGCTGGACAGTCATCAGGTGCAGGCGGGGCATGCCGGCTCCCTGGACGCCCGGCGCGACCTGGAAGCGGCCATGGCCCGATTGAGCCAGCCCCAACAGTGGGCCCTGCGCCTGAGCCTGGAGGAAGAGCTCACGCAGGAAGAGGTGGCCGAGGTGATGGGCATTCCCCTTGGTACCGTTAAAACCCACCTGCTCCGTGGTAAAAAGGCCCTGAGAACCCATCTGTCATCCTGGCAGGAGACGGCACAATGA
- a CDS encoding DUF6249 domain-containing protein produces the protein MKHLTLNHLLRIAAVALLAFGLISGAVPALAETANWQQHMPEHIPGGDAAALIIPVVAILMVFGAPALAVILIALFVFRHRERRQQLLNERIQKFLEAGQPVPENLMEDALPSPVRNLNQGLVLLGAGIGLTVFLTLMTGFAIGSIGLILVGMGLAKILIWKLAERQAQ, from the coding sequence ATGAAACATCTGACTCTGAATCACCTGTTGCGCATTGCGGCCGTAGCGCTGCTCGCCTTTGGCTTGATCAGTGGGGCTGTGCCCGCTTTAGCGGAAACCGCCAATTGGCAGCAACATATGCCCGAGCATATTCCCGGGGGCGATGCGGCGGCCCTGATCATTCCGGTTGTTGCCATCCTGATGGTGTTTGGCGCTCCAGCGCTGGCGGTGATTCTGATTGCCCTGTTCGTCTTCCGCCACCGGGAGCGGCGCCAGCAACTGCTCAACGAACGTATCCAGAAGTTTCTGGAGGCTGGCCAGCCGGTGCCGGAGAACCTGATGGAGGACGCGCTGCCAAGCCCGGTCCGCAACCTGAACCAGGGGTTGGTACTGCTGGGGGCGGGTATCGGTCTGACGGTGTTCCTGACCCTGATGACCGGTTTCGCTATTGGCAGCATCGGGCTGATCCTGGTGGGCATGGGCCTGGCCAAGATCCTGATCTGGAAACTCGCTGAGCGTCAGGCGCAGTAA